The Alosa sapidissima isolate fAloSap1 chromosome 5, fAloSap1.pri, whole genome shotgun sequence genome has a window encoding:
- the LOC121708803 gene encoding uncharacterized protein LOC121708803, with product MVPASVEEEGTAGPALNHLDVATQTPGTSSVVVLEIENDMLRKENDQLKQELEKQKQTFSFSQISSHPDKVSYYTGLPDVATVLFLEALLSKFDLQYHFDWNVQIMPLIDQLLLTLMKLRLNCGILDLATRFNCCRATVTNIFTTISSALYDILYVGMMENNIPSRVKNQTSLPDCFQPFPDCRIVLDCTEVAVSNTERLDTQSHLYSHYKGRTTLKALIGMAPQTR from the coding sequence ATGGTCCCTGCGAGCGTGGAGGAAGAAGGAACAGCTGGACCAGCCCTAAACCACCTTGACGTTGCTACACAGACCCCCGGTACTTCAAGTGTTGTGGTGCTTGAAATTGAAAATGATATGCTGAGAAAAGAAAATGACCAACTGAAACAAGAATtggagaaacaaaaacaaacattttcatTCAGTCAAATCTCCTCCCACCCTGACAAAGTCAGTTACTACACTGGCTTGCCAGATGTTGCCACTGTCCTCTTTTTGGAAGCCCTTCTCTCCAAATTTGATCTCCAGTATCATTTTGATTGGAATGTACAAATTATGCCCCTTATCGATCAGCTACTCCTGACTTTGATGAAGCTCCGACTGAATTGTGGCATCCTAGACCTTGCAACAAGGTTCAATTGCTGCCGTGCCACAGTCACAAACATCTTCACCACCATCAGCAGTGCACTGTACGACATTTTGTATGTCGGCATGATGGAAAACAACATCCCCTCCAGAGTCAAGAACCAAACCTCCCTGCCAGATTGCTTCCAGCCATTTCCTGACTGTCGGATTGTGCTTGACTGCACTGAAGTGGCTGTCTCCAACACAGAAAGACTGGACACCCAGAGTCATCTGTACAGTCATTACAAAGGACGCACCACACTTAAAGCTCTGATTGGCATGGCTCCTCAGACAAGGTGA